A window from Triticum aestivum cultivar Chinese Spring chromosome 6D, IWGSC CS RefSeq v2.1, whole genome shotgun sequence encodes these proteins:
- the LOC123145468 gene encoding putative F-box protein At2g33190 yields MGLFPSVLGKFRGDPPPMENMVGKSPEPEPELPPDMLSSIFALLEVPDLVRAGSVCSSWRSVYTALRSQLLKHKQRQTPCLLYHTSESAGENAACLYSLAEKRAYKLTLPDPPIRSRYLIGSSHGWLITSDERSELHLVNPITGEQIVLPSVITLEQVKPIFDDEGSVHKYELWKPRYTALAEFLRHGPSIYALNELRDHLYFKAYLFPDPQTGSYIVVLIHFPEYQISFARAGDCGWTFLPPGWNYQECIYKDGLLYAVTRTGAIDAFDLSGPTVTRRTVLGDMKNYICEHIYIVQAPWGDMLQVWREQLIVAGDADSENIKETSKIFVYKIDMAAKKLVEINGLHGHVLFLGHSQTQCLSVEEYPQLKANCVYFTDDDGFISSYQNSKRDIGVINLENDTREEIVPQIYCSWPNPTWITPSLRMMHSGLM; encoded by the coding sequence ATGGGACTTTTCCCCAGTGTACTCGGCAAATTCAGAGGAGACCCGCCGCCGATGGAGAATATGGTGGGCAAATCGCCGGAGCCGGAACCGGAGCTGCCACCGGATATGCTCTCGAGCATCTTTGCCCTCCTCGAGGTCCCTGACCTCGTGCGCGCAGGCTCTGTCTGCTCCTCCTGGCGCTCGGTGTACACTGCACTACGCAGTCAGCTTCTGAAGCACAAACAGCGCCAGACGCCTTGCCTCCTCTACCACACCTCTGAATCTGCCGGAGAGAACGCAGCTTGCCTCTACAGCCTTGCGGAAAAGAGGGCCTACAAGTTAACCCTCCCTGATCCACCGATCCGCAGTAGGTATCTGATTGGCTCTTCGCATGGCTGGCTGATCACTTCCGATGAGAGGTCCGAGCTGCACCTTGTAAATCCAATCACTGGTGAACAGATTGTTCTCCCGTCAGTGATTACTCTTGAGCAAGTCAAGCCGATCTTTGACGATGAAGGTTCTGTTCATAAGTATGAGTTATGGAAGCCACGGTACACTGCACTTGCAGAATTCCTTCGTCACGGGCCGTCAATTTATGCTCTCAATGAGCTCCGTGACCACCTCTACTTCAAGGCATATTTGTTTCCTGATCCGCAAACAGGAAGCTACATTGTGGTCCTCATTCATTTTCCAGAATACCAGATTTCATTTGCAAGGGCAGGGGATTGTGGGTGGACCTTTCTGCCGCCAGGTTGGAACTATCAAGAATGCATCTACAAGGATGGTCTACTGTATGCAGTGACACGAACTGGAGCAATTGATGCTTTTGATCTCTCCGGTCCTACTGTCACAAGGAGGACGGTTCTGGGTGACATGAAGAATTATATTTGTGAGCACATATACATTGTTCAGGCACCGTGGGGCGATATGCTGCAAGTTTGGAGGGAACAGCTCATTGTAGCTGGTGATGCTGATTCGGAGAACATAAAGGAAACCAGCAAAATATTTGTATATAAGATTGACATGGCAGCAAAAAAGCTTGTGGAAATAAATGgcttgcatggccatgtgttgttTCTTGGGCATAGCCAGACGCAGTGTCTCAGCGTGGAAGAATATCCGCAATTGAAGGCGAACTGTGTCTACTTCACCGATGATGATGGATTTATTTCATCGTATCAGAATAGTAAACGTGATATAGGTGTTATAAATTTGGAAAACGACACCAGGGAAGAAATTGTACCTCAGATTTATTGCAGCTGGCCAAATCCCACATGGATTACACCCAGTCTTAGAATGATGCACTCGGGATTGATGTAA